The Neorhodopirellula lusitana genome contains a region encoding:
- a CDS encoding sugar kinase, with amino-acid sequence MSGIVVTFGEIMGRIAAPENLRLRQARQFDMTYAGAEASVAASICNFGGRARYVTALPKHALAEATMDSIRSVGIDTQFVLRTDQGRLGLYFLETGANQRPSNVIYDREDSAIAITTADQYDWDGILAGAQWLHLSGITPALSSNAAEATRVAALKAKEAGATVSIDLNFRGKLWKWDPSKSARELAQTTMKGILPFVDVVIANEEDCHDVLGIQAGDTDVHSGALDTSRYPDVARQVVKQFPNVSQVAITLRESLSATHNNWGAMLYDAPSDKAAFAPLDADGKYQSYEIKNIVDRVGGGDSFAGGLIFAMMTPELSEPTTAVKYAVAASCLKHSIKGDFNYSTRAEVEALMGGSASGRVVR; translated from the coding sequence ATGAGTGGAATCGTCGTCACGTTCGGAGAGATCATGGGCCGGATTGCGGCTCCTGAAAATCTTCGTCTTCGTCAAGCTCGGCAGTTTGATATGACGTACGCGGGTGCGGAGGCGAGCGTTGCCGCGTCGATCTGCAACTTTGGTGGTCGTGCACGCTACGTTACCGCTCTTCCCAAGCACGCGCTTGCCGAAGCGACAATGGACTCCATTCGTTCGGTCGGCATTGACACCCAGTTCGTATTGCGGACTGATCAGGGAAGGTTGGGATTGTACTTTTTGGAAACGGGAGCAAACCAGCGTCCTAGTAACGTGATTTACGATCGCGAGGATTCCGCGATCGCAATCACGACGGCGGACCAGTATGACTGGGATGGAATCCTGGCAGGGGCACAGTGGTTGCATCTCAGCGGGATCACTCCCGCCCTATCCAGTAACGCTGCCGAGGCAACGCGTGTCGCGGCGCTGAAGGCGAAAGAAGCGGGGGCGACCGTTTCCATTGATCTCAACTTCCGGGGTAAGTTGTGGAAGTGGGATCCCTCGAAGTCGGCGCGCGAGTTAGCTCAGACGACCATGAAAGGCATCCTGCCGTTCGTCGACGTTGTGATTGCCAATGAAGAAGATTGTCACGATGTGCTGGGCATTCAGGCTGGCGATACTGACGTTCATTCCGGGGCACTGGATACGTCGCGTTATCCAGATGTGGCCCGCCAAGTTGTGAAGCAGTTTCCTAACGTGAGTCAGGTGGCGATCACTTTGCGTGAAAGTCTGTCGGCAACGCACAACAATTGGGGTGCGATGCTCTATGACGCTCCTTCGGATAAGGCCGCATTCGCGCCGCTGGATGCCGATGGAAAGTACCAGTCTTACGAGATCAAGAATATCGTCGACCGAGTCGGTGGCGGTGATTCGTTTGCCGGTGGGCTGATCTTTGCGATGATGACCCCTGAATTGAGCGAGCCTACCACAGCAGTGAAGTACGCCGTCGCCGCTTCGTGTTTGAAGCACTCGATCAAAGGCGACTTCAACTACTCCACCCGTGCGGAAGTCGAAGCCTTAATGGGTGGCTCAGCATCCGGGCGGGTCGTTCGCTAG
- a CDS encoding FadR/GntR family transcriptional regulator: MKKHAPPRNLCGQVIHELGGRILAGEIPPGQAIPQEWTLCEQLGVSRTVVREAIKGLAAKGLVESRAKRGTLVRPSNQWNYLDPEVIQWQSGSDSSGSNLLRLTEFRQTIEPKAAAMAAKRASEEQLQHISDAWDQMEEAAGNDVEKFLAADILFHVEILHATGNPFFSPVAHAISASLESSLRVTNCLPSDNLSSLPLHKKVLKAIIAGQATQAHNAMLSMLNDAAKRIEKAIARTDTSANNS; the protein is encoded by the coding sequence ATGAAAAAGCACGCTCCCCCACGAAACCTATGTGGCCAAGTCATCCATGAACTTGGTGGACGTATCCTGGCTGGCGAGATCCCGCCAGGCCAGGCTATCCCCCAAGAGTGGACGCTTTGCGAGCAACTGGGAGTCAGCCGGACGGTTGTCCGCGAAGCGATCAAAGGGCTCGCAGCGAAAGGGCTTGTTGAATCTCGCGCGAAACGGGGCACCCTGGTTCGCCCTTCCAACCAATGGAACTATCTCGATCCGGAAGTCATCCAGTGGCAATCCGGATCCGACTCCAGCGGAAGCAATCTTTTGCGATTGACGGAGTTCCGGCAAACCATCGAACCCAAAGCGGCAGCGATGGCGGCTAAGCGTGCATCCGAAGAGCAACTGCAACATATTTCGGATGCATGGGACCAGATGGAAGAAGCCGCTGGCAACGATGTCGAGAAATTTCTGGCCGCCGACATCCTCTTCCATGTCGAAATCCTGCACGCCACAGGGAACCCATTCTTTTCACCGGTCGCCCACGCCATCAGTGCCTCGTTGGAATCCAGCCTGCGGGTCACCAACTGCCTACCGTCGGACAACCTATCATCCCTTCCGTTGCACAAAAAAGTACTGAAAGCGATTATCGCTGGCCAAGCCACCCAAGCGCACAACGCCATGCTTTCAATGCTTAACGATGCGGCCAAGCGGATCGAAAAAGCAATTGCACGAACGGACACTTCAGCAAACAACTCGTGA
- the eda gene encoding bifunctional 4-hydroxy-2-oxoglutarate aldolase/2-dehydro-3-deoxy-phosphogluconate aldolase: protein MSFPSQIIGRLRKSGVVAGFSVEKVEHAVPLAKALLAGGIDVIELTLRTPAGMDAVKAIRAGVPEMLVGVGTILDPETAREVKAAGADFGVSPGMNPKVIRAAQEAGLPFAPGIATPSDLEAAIELGCRFVKFFPAEACGGIKYLRSMAAPYQHLGIEYFPLGGVNAENMMAYLAEANVPAVGGSWIVDQSLVNEENWAGITCRAAEVITQLKEND from the coding sequence ATGTCGTTCCCAAGTCAAATCATTGGCCGCCTGCGAAAGTCCGGTGTTGTTGCTGGTTTTTCAGTCGAAAAAGTTGAGCATGCCGTGCCACTGGCTAAAGCATTGCTGGCCGGCGGTATCGATGTGATTGAGTTAACACTTCGAACGCCTGCGGGGATGGACGCGGTCAAAGCGATCCGTGCCGGTGTCCCGGAGATGCTTGTGGGTGTTGGCACTATTCTGGATCCAGAAACCGCTCGAGAGGTGAAGGCGGCTGGGGCCGATTTCGGTGTTTCGCCGGGAATGAACCCGAAAGTCATTCGTGCGGCCCAGGAAGCTGGGTTGCCTTTCGCGCCCGGTATTGCAACTCCATCGGATCTCGAAGCGGCGATCGAGTTGGGCTGCCGGTTCGTCAAGTTTTTTCCGGCCGAAGCGTGTGGCGGAATCAAGTATTTGCGTAGCATGGCTGCTCCCTATCAGCACCTCGGTATCGAGTATTTCCCGCTGGGCGGTGTCAACGCTGAGAACATGATGGCGTATCTTGCTGAGGCCAATGTACCAGCGGTGGGTGGCTCGTGGATCGTCGATCAAAGTCTTGTCAACGAAGAGAACTGGGCCGGTATCACATGCCGTGCCGCTGAAGTCATTACCCAATTGAAAGAGAATGATTGA
- a CDS encoding mandelate racemase/muconate lactonizing enzyme family protein, translated as MENQELSVSQLPVSVVTPSQHSPLQESGNGTVSRPPGADGVKIKCIRTHHLRDHLDVPFGFSQWYYDTRNTLWVEIVAEDGTTGWGECYGPSEVYQAAITSFYAPRLLGENALQTDVIWHRMWRASLDFARGGVMMGAMSGIDMALWDLRGKMLGQSVSELMGGRYVDEVPCYATGMYFKEMPESDLIASIVEEAAGYQDQGFTALKIKVGKNPSFDVRQVEAIRKALPNMTMMADSNHAYDLPEAIRMGHVLSEHDFRWFEEPLSPEFENQFRQLQDKVDLPIATGECEQTRYGYQRLLSTGGVQIAQPDLAYCGGPSEALKIRGLASSMGINVVPHCWGTMLNLAAATHFLASGYLEPGRKEVTPSLLEYDRTPNALRDKLFDVPVAVSNGVAQVPTGPGLGVTVNVEAMKEYVVQQTEVNA; from the coding sequence ATGGAAAACCAGGAACTATCGGTGTCGCAGTTGCCAGTGTCCGTGGTCACGCCATCTCAGCATTCGCCGTTGCAGGAATCCGGCAATGGCACTGTGTCTCGCCCGCCCGGTGCCGACGGCGTCAAGATCAAGTGCATCCGGACGCATCACCTTCGCGATCATCTTGATGTCCCTTTTGGGTTTTCGCAGTGGTATTACGACACGCGTAATACCCTTTGGGTGGAGATCGTTGCTGAAGACGGGACTACCGGTTGGGGTGAGTGCTACGGTCCTTCGGAAGTTTACCAAGCTGCGATCACCAGTTTTTATGCGCCGCGATTGTTGGGTGAGAACGCGTTGCAGACGGACGTGATTTGGCATCGCATGTGGCGGGCCTCACTCGACTTTGCTCGCGGTGGCGTGATGATGGGCGCGATGTCGGGCATTGACATGGCACTTTGGGATCTTCGCGGGAAGATGCTCGGCCAGTCAGTGTCTGAACTAATGGGCGGTCGGTACGTGGACGAGGTTCCTTGTTACGCGACAGGCATGTACTTCAAGGAAATGCCGGAGTCGGATCTGATCGCTTCGATTGTGGAGGAAGCCGCGGGCTATCAGGATCAAGGTTTTACCGCGTTGAAAATTAAAGTCGGCAAGAACCCGTCCTTTGATGTGCGACAGGTTGAGGCCATCCGTAAGGCGTTGCCCAACATGACCATGATGGCGGACTCCAATCATGCGTATGATCTTCCTGAGGCGATCCGCATGGGGCATGTGTTGAGCGAGCATGATTTTCGCTGGTTCGAAGAGCCGCTGTCGCCGGAATTTGAAAATCAGTTCCGTCAACTGCAAGACAAAGTGGACCTGCCGATTGCGACCGGCGAATGCGAGCAAACCCGTTACGGTTACCAGCGATTGTTGTCGACCGGTGGTGTCCAAATCGCGCAGCCTGACTTGGCGTATTGTGGTGGGCCTTCGGAAGCTTTGAAGATTCGCGGTCTGGCTTCATCGATGGGGATCAATGTCGTTCCGCATTGTTGGGGCACGATGTTGAATCTGGCTGCCGCCACCCACTTTCTCGCTTCGGGCTATCTAGAACCTGGTCGTAAAGAAGTCACGCCGTCGTTGCTGGAGTATGACCGCACGCCTAACGCTCTTCGAGATAAGCTTTTTGACGTTCCTGTGGCGGTCAGCAACGGTGTCGCGCAGGTGCCTACGGGCCCAGGGCTGGGTGTGACGGTTAACGTGGAAGCGATGAAAGAATATGTCGTTCAGCAGACCGAAGTGAATGCTTGA
- a CDS encoding aldehyde dehydrogenase family protein: MTHRTFSMLINGKLVQSAKTFPVTNPATGEVIADVSEIDPASVELALTAARDAFKTWSRMPLSQRKPIILRYADLLEENRDEIIDLLIAETGKPLDNAEYDFGMLTTCLRYFCEAAARIDQQVIPDPDGKFLNYTLRQPLGVVVGYLAWNFPLLNLGYKLGPVLASGCTAIIKPSQLTPLATLRCAELLSEAGVPDGVVNVFSGTDYDVTEPFLTSEIPAMFTMIGSTRAGVAAMKSACTNVKHFSVELGGNAPVLVYDDADIEAAATSVVDLKFANSGQVCVSPNRCFVHESVYERFLEVAAKHAAGITLGAGRGEGRRMGPVLTSKARDRMLGLIESAVGSGASIVCGGKIPESQAKGYFLEPTILRDVDRSMELSCDEIFGPILPVIKFSDRDDEIALANDTEYGLAAYVFTTNLSRGLHAASEIEAGSVCVNGVHYGVHLPHGGLKQSGVGKDCSKYSLQEYLTLKRVSVSTE; encoded by the coding sequence ATGACCCATCGAACTTTTTCTATGTTGATCAACGGCAAGTTGGTTCAGTCAGCGAAAACGTTTCCAGTGACCAATCCGGCAACCGGCGAAGTGATTGCCGATGTCTCGGAGATTGATCCCGCGTCGGTTGAGTTGGCGCTCACCGCTGCAAGGGATGCGTTCAAGACTTGGTCGCGAATGCCGTTGTCGCAGCGTAAGCCGATCATTCTGCGGTACGCGGACTTGCTGGAGGAAAATCGCGATGAGATCATTGACTTGTTGATCGCCGAGACGGGCAAGCCGCTTGATAATGCTGAATATGATTTCGGCATGTTGACGACTTGCCTGCGTTACTTCTGCGAAGCAGCCGCACGGATTGACCAGCAGGTGATTCCGGATCCCGACGGGAAATTTCTAAACTACACGTTGCGGCAACCACTTGGTGTCGTGGTCGGCTATTTGGCCTGGAACTTCCCGTTGCTGAATTTGGGTTACAAGCTGGGGCCCGTTCTTGCATCGGGCTGCACCGCGATCATCAAGCCTTCCCAGTTGACTCCGTTGGCGACCTTGCGTTGTGCGGAACTTCTGTCGGAAGCCGGAGTGCCCGATGGGGTAGTCAATGTGTTCAGCGGCACTGACTATGACGTCACGGAGCCATTTTTGACCAGTGAGATTCCGGCAATGTTCACGATGATTGGCTCGACACGCGCCGGAGTCGCGGCGATGAAGTCGGCCTGCACCAACGTGAAGCATTTTTCAGTAGAGTTGGGTGGGAACGCACCTGTCTTGGTGTACGACGATGCTGATATCGAGGCGGCCGCAACGAGTGTCGTGGACCTTAAATTTGCCAACTCGGGGCAGGTTTGTGTTTCACCAAATCGCTGCTTCGTGCACGAATCCGTCTACGAACGATTTCTCGAAGTAGCGGCTAAACATGCTGCGGGAATCACGCTGGGTGCTGGCCGTGGTGAAGGCCGACGTATGGGGCCCGTGCTGACATCGAAGGCGAGAGACCGGATGCTGGGTTTGATCGAGTCAGCCGTCGGCAGCGGGGCGTCAATCGTCTGCGGTGGCAAAATTCCGGAATCCCAGGCCAAGGGGTATTTCCTGGAACCAACGATTCTTCGTGACGTGGATCGCAGCATGGAATTGTCGTGCGATGAGATCTTCGGTCCGATCTTGCCTGTCATCAAGTTCAGTGATCGCGATGATGAGATTGCCTTGGCAAATGACACTGAATACGGATTAGCTGCTTATGTTTTCACGACCAACCTCAGTCGTGGTCTCCATGCGGCGTCGGAAATTGAAGCGGGGAGCGTGTGCGTCAACGGTGTGCACTACGGCGTTCATTTGCCGCACGGTGGCCTGAAGCAAAGCGGCGTGGGAAAGGACTGCTCCAAATACAGTTTGCAGGAATACCTGACGCTCAAGCGAGTTTCCGTTTCCACTGAGTGA